The DNA sequence CCTCCTTTGGTTCATACAAATTACAATAATTGTATTTATTATTCTGTTTAACATGTATCacaaaatcaaaacaactttAAGGCAGGATGGTTAAGGATataaaggaaaggaaaaatataaccaaaaaaaatttacagatttttCCAATAGGTTCATGGTGGTGTTGGTTTCAGAGCAAAACAGAACATATGCAATAATAGCTTGGCGTTTTGCCCTTTGCAGCCAATATATGTAAGGAGAGAAAGAGAATATTCTAACTACAATTAATCACACTCCTTGTTTAACTAAAGAACTAACTTGTTTAAGACTATGCGATctcaagaggaagaggaagaagaagggaagaCATCTTTGACCGCAGAAGCAGCAGTGAGGTAGTTGAGTGTGTTCCTCAGTGTCTCCTTCTCCCTCTTCAACCTCGCCGCCGTGTCCTCCAATTCCAGCAAAGCCTGCTGCTCTCTGGGTGCGCCCTCGAAGGTGCTCCCAACGAAGAACGAAAACGGCGTCGGAAACAGGTTCCTTCTCAAATCCCCAACCTCCTTCTCAGGCTTCCCGCCCAACCGATTCGACAATCGAATTACGTCCTTCATGTAAGTCTCCACCTCGCCGGCAAGCCCCTCCAGGTCAAGGTCCTCCGACGCCGACGAAGGCCTGTCCTCCAGCCACGTCACCTCCGCTACCAAATAGGGCTTGGTCCTCACAACCTTGGTGACGCGGAACCGCTCTTGGCCCTTGCAGATGAGGAAGAACCTGTCGTCGACGAGGCGCTCGTGCTTTATGACCTCGCCGACGCAGCCGACTTCGGCGGTGCCGGAGACGGCGTCCGTGTAGATAACTCCGAAGCGGAGATCGGTGTGGAGGAGAGTGTGCATCATGATGCGGTAGCGGAACTCGAAGATCTGAAGAGGGAGGATGGCACCGGGGAATAGGACGAGTGGGAGAGGGAAGAGTGGGAGCTCGACGACGTCGTCGGACTTGGGGGAGTTGGTGTGGTGCTTCTCGGAGAAGGAGGAGGCAGAGCAGCGGAGAAGAGAGAGGAGTTTGCGGCGGCGGCGGTTGGCGACATGGAGGTGGTGCGGTTTCGGTGGGAAGTTAGGGTTGTTGCAGTAACGGAATGAAGAGAGTGGTGCGTTGGGGTTTAAGGAGGGGTTGTTTGACGAAGAAGAAGGTGAAGGGATGAAGTGTAGGAATGCCATGTTCGGCTCTTCCTTGTTTTTCCAAATTGGACTTTTggaataaaagaataaatgaaGGATAATTGATTGGCGTTAGTTAATCGAATGGCCTATGTGGTTAGCATTGCTTGTTCTTGTTGCCACATAACCATTTCCATTCCAATCCAGTCCACCGCACCCTCTCTGGCTTAGTGATTGATTAGTGGGATAAGTGTC is a window from the Arachis hypogaea cultivar Tifrunner chromosome 17, arahy.Tifrunner.gnm2.J5K5, whole genome shotgun sequence genome containing:
- the LOC112764499 gene encoding uncharacterized protein is translated as MAFLHFIPSPSSSSNNPSLNPNAPLSSFRYCNNPNFPPKPHHLHVANRRRRKLLSLLRCSASSFSEKHHTNSPKSDDVVELPLFPLPLVLFPGAILPLQIFEFRYRIMMHTLLHTDLRFGVIYTDAVSGTAEVGCVGEVIKHERLVDDRFFLICKGQERFRVTKVVRTKPYLVAEVTWLEDRPSSASEDLDLEGLAGEVETYMKDVIRLSNRLGGKPEKEVGDLRRNLFPTPFSFFVGSTFEGAPREQQALLELEDTAARLKREKETLRNTLNYLTAASAVKDVFPSSSSSS